TCTGCAGCCTGCTGCCCACCTCCCGGTGGCTGGCAGGCccggcagggggcagggggcccGGCCCGGCGGCGCCCTCACCAGAGCCCTCCCGGAGGTACTCCACACTGTAGCCGTCCAGGCCTCCGGCTCCCGCGCGCTCAGGGGGCCTCCACTTGAGGGAGACGGTGGTGTCGGAGATGTCCTCCACCGCCAGGTGGGTGGGCTCACTGGGCGGGCCTGGGCAGAGGGGAGGCAGACAGGGTCTGAGCGAGGCTGCACCTGTCAGCTCAGCTGAAGGATCCAGGGAAACCCTCCCCCTTCCACTGGCCTTCAAGCACTTGAGAAATAGCCCAGCTTTGTTAAAAGACATGTCTCTAGAAAGACTCAGAAACAAACGCGCACCCAGACAGCACCAGCAATTACAGAAGAAAGATCTAAAAAGACACCCCAAACACCAACATGCTTAGAAGGAGTCGCTTCTTTCAGAGCAGGAGACGCTACAGATGTAATTTAAGGGAAAACTAACCCAAAACATGGAAGTTTCCTGGCATTGTACAAGTGAGCTGAGAAAACTGCAGTCAGTCCCTAAAGAGGGAGGCTTGAGCCCTTGCCCCCAGGGCACCTTCTTCCTGCCATCTCACCAAACCTTGCCCCCCCCCCGTGTCCCTTCTTCCTGCCATCTCACCAAACCTTGCCCCTCCCTGTGTCTGCCCCACTatagccagccaccctgtcccctAGACTCATGGGTCCTGACACTGACAGGGATCCTCAAGAGTGCCACACCCTCGGGGGCTGCTCTAACTTCTCAACCCCCATTatatagatgtggaaactgaggctcgggggAAACCATGACTCCAGACATTCCTCCTGGGGACTTTCTCAACTCCCATTATACAGATGCACAAACAGAGGCTCGGGGGACACCATGACTCCAGACATTCCTCCTGGGGACCTCTCaatccccattatacagatgcagaaactgaggctccggGGAGACCATGACTCTAGATATTCCTCCTGGGGACGAAGGCGCTGGCTCTGGTTCCTGGTCCAAGGCGCTTTCCACAGACAGACACCCCTCACACCCTCAGCAGCCTCCTGCCCTCACCCCTTCCCTGGCTCACAAACCCTGGCTGAAGAGGGGGGGAAGGGGGGAAAAGAAACATCTATGCCAGATGCTCCCCCTGCGTGCTCTCACTTCATCTTAATAGCAGTTTTGTGAAACAGACTGTCATTACCCTCACTTCACAGATGCGGAAAGTGGGGCTGGAGAGGCGAGTCTCAGCTCCACCCCCTGCCAGCTGGGCTCCCAAGTCATTTACTTCCCAGAGCCTCCCTTTCTTCACCTGTGAGATGACGGGAATGAAGGAAGTCGAGGGGTGTGAACGCAGCTCGCAGAGTGGCTGTGGTTACTGCACCCTGGCCGCGGTGGCCCGGGGCAGGGCTAGGGGCACCCGCAGGCTCACCGATGGGCATGAAGGGCTGGGAGGCGGGGCTGGGCCTGGACATGCCCACGGCGTTGACTGCGTAGACCCGCATCTCGTAGATCACGCCCTCGATCATGCGCCGCGCCTCGTGGCTCAGCTCCCGCAGCAGGTCAAAGTTCAGTCGCATCCACCGGTAGCTCTTCTTCTTCTTGCGCTCCAGGATGTAGCCTGGACCGGGAGGCCGGCGCACTGGTCTGCCTGCAGCTCAGCCCCCCGCCCCACGCGCCCTGCCCGGGCTCGGTCCCATGCCCTCAGCTCACCCAGGACCGGCTGCCCGCCGTCGTAGGCCGGGGGCTCCCAGCACACCGTGCACGAGTCCTCGCCCACCTTGCTGATCTCAGGGGCCGCGGGAGCATCTGGCACATCTGGGGGAGTGGACCCTCATGTGCCCTGCCCAGCCGGGGCCAACGGTGCCCATCCCCTCACCACCCTAATCAACAGGCTCCCCGTGCCCCCACAGGCTAATGCCATCTTTCCAGAATGCGGTTCTCATCAGGTCACCAGCCTGCAATCAACTGGCTACGGCTCCCCACTGCCTGTGTGCCCCCAGGTCCAAGTCCCAACCCGCTCTACCGATCTGAGAGGGCCCCGCGACGTCTGCGGAGAGCCTAAAGGACTGAACAGACGGGTCCTCTCTGGTTCCCCCCATGCTCTCCCCTGGACCCCCGCCTCACCGATGACCTTGACCGTGAGGCTGACTTGGTCCTCCCCCACGGGGTTCTTCACCGTGACCACATAGACACCCTCGTCCTCCTGCTCGGCCCCCTCGACGGTGAAGATGCTGCGGTCCTTGGTGGTCTCCACTCGGACCCGGCCCTCTGTCTCACACAGCAGCTGGCAGGGGAGGAGGAGTTGAGGGGGGGGGCTCGAGTCAGACCCCAGGGGTTCCTGCAGCCTCTGCAGCCCCTGACAGCCCTGAGGTGGACATGCAGCTCAGCATGGGTCTGCTGAGGAGACACAGCCTGAGTGGAAACCACCGTGTGAGTGTCTAATCCAAGACCCTTTCCCACCACCTGCGGGAGCACGGCCCACGCTTTGTCACGGAACTTCAGACAGTCACCTGTCCTCTCCATCCTCAGTCTGACTTTCTGACCTAAACGACCTCACACAATTACTGTGAGGGTCTCAAAAGACCTCAGCTGGGCAGAGGAAGCAGCACTGcgtggaggagaaagaaaagccaaGAGCGGTGCCCCGGCCGCGACTCCGACTGTAAAAGGCCAAGGACCTACTCCCCAGCGGGGAGGGAGCACAAAGTCAAGGTGGGCTCAGGAAGACAAGAGCCAGGGAGCCCGCAAGTCCGGAGGACTTCCTGGGGTGTGATGGGTGGAGACCCTGCCTGGGGCAGGAACACAGCTGGCCCAATGGGGCATCTCAATAGAGACCTCGCCTAAGGGCAGATCCCACGTGGACAGAACTCACTGCAGCCAAACGAGCCTCCTCCAGCCTCACTCACCTTCTTGTCAAACACCCACTCGTCACCGGCACCTGAGTCCTCTGATGCATTGGGGGCTGGCCCTGCTGGGACCTTATTCCCCTGGAAACAGGacgggaaggaaggagggatggaggaggaggaaggtctGGTTTGGCCTGGAGGGAACCCTGCCAAGCACCCTGTCCTTGCTCTGCCCACCCCCGGCCAGCTGTAGGGCGTGcgcaggtggggtggggagcatgcTGGGCCCATgcgcccattttacagatgggggcGTGGGGGGAGGGGCCCACAGTACTTTTGTGATGGTCTTCTGCCAAATCACAGTGGGAGCAGGATCCCCGGAGATAGGGACGTCCAGGCGTAGCTTGTTCCCGGCCACCACCACGATGGTGTCCGGCACGCGGCCCGGGCAGTCCAGGTGGATCTTGGGAGGTTCTGGCAGGGAGATAGAACAggtcagagaaagaagaaaagggccCCAGGCCTCTGAAAGAAGGGAAAACTGGAAAAAGCACATGCTCCTGGGTGTTGGTTTATcttctgaatttattttctccAAGTATAGTTTGCATACAATCAAATGCCAACACTTGAGCACACTGCTTAATGAgtactaacacacatatacacctgtgTAACCACTGCCCGATCACACCTAAAACACTGCCATCTGCCCAGGAAGTTCCCAGGGAGGTTCATAACGTTGGGTCACCTAGGATGGCATTTCTCAGATTGTGTTTGGGGGAACACCAGTGTCttcctagaaaaaaaaagtttccatggaaaatatttaagaaacccTGGGTTAAACCAAGTTGAGTAGGACGTTTCAGAGCCTCTGACATGCCCATGCGCTTTCTGAAGCAACAAGCAGTAGGACAGACGGGCGGCTCAGAGTTTCTCAAACTTACTGAACCCTGTTTGGAAAGCCCTGGCCTAGAGCCTGCCTCAGCCTGGACAAGTCTCCTGAAATTAAAATCCTAAAATGCCTGATTACAGTTTAATCTAAATGCAGGAGAGGTACttctaaaagcaaaaaagaataataaacccCACAACTGTGATGTCCTCTGCAAGCTCACGCATACCACCTTAGGTCGTCGTTCCCATCACCCCATTGGGGAGCCACTTTGGGGTCCCCGTTTTAGAGGTGAGGAAACAGGCTGAGATAGACCGCAGCTGGCCTGCGGTCAGAGTGGCAGGGCTGAGGCTGGGCCTCAGGCTGAGCCAGGTCCCGACACCTGGCTCCCTGCTTCTGTTGAGTGGAGAGGAGAccctggcggggtgggggaggcagcatTCCGGGGCCCGAGACTCACCCTGCCTGGGCACGAAGTCAATCTTGACCtctgcaagagatgcaagagctGGTGGCACCAGGGTGCAGACCGGGCCCAGCGGCAAGGGCCCCTCTGCCCCTCAGCACCGGCTCACCCATGAAGTGGAGCTTGGCAGACAGGTTACAGGCGAAGCCTTCCGGCACAAAGCTGTAGTCCGCCTCGTCTGCGGGCGTGACGTCGTCAATGGTCAGCTTGTGGACCCTACAGGGCAGTCGCGGCTCAAGGGACCCTGCTGGGCCACACACCCCTTGCCTCACCAGACACCCCAGCCAGGGCTCCAGGGAGCCCTCGCTCTGCCCTGGCTCAATGGTGTGCAGAGTGTTttctcggacttccctggtggtccagtggttaggaattcacctgccaacgcaggggacatgagttccatcccttgtccgggaagatctcacatgctgaggagcaaccaAAGCAGCTGCACCTAGAGCGGGTTCTCCTCAAAATGAACCACCACCGCAATGAGGAGCCCCAGCACCGCAACCACAGGGGGGCTCCCGcttgccgcagctcgagaaagcctgtgcacaccaacaaggacccagaacagccaaaaaataaaatctgtttttgagtgccttctctgcttttgaatttttcCGCTCCCTTGCCTGCTTTCAGAGGTAGGCAGTGTAGACATGTCCCTTTGGCTGGGCCCTTGAAGACTGGGCAGGGGCTTGTCACATtaatctctgtgaccttgggcccaGCACGGGCTGGCCCAGATACTCAGGGTATGAGTAAGAGAGTGGGAGATAGTGAGGGCACCTGGCCAGAGCCATGCCCCGTggcaccctgccctgccctggtcACAAGCTGGgggtcccagcctgtctctctCACTGCTTCATCTCTGTCTCCGACTTCCCCCTCTATCTCTAAGGGACCCTCCTTTTCCGTACGCTTCTGCCTTTCCATACTTCGGTGTATCCCTTTTCCTCTTTGTCTCTGTCCTGACCGTGTGTCTGTCCCCTTCTGTTCAtctctctctcctgtctctcAGTGTCTGTCTCTAGCTCACTCTTAGCGCTCTCTCTTTCtgttcatctctttttctttgcttcagtctgtttttctatgcgtctgtccctccctctgcctgtgtctctgtttcttgtTGTCTCTCTGTGACTGTCCCTGGCACATCCTGCACACTCACCGCCCGATGTGGGACACCTTTATGCGGCTGTCAGGCACCAGCTCCTTTCCGTTCTTCAGCCATACGCCCCGCACGTTCTCATCTGACACCTCACACTTGAACACAGCCTGGTCCTTTGAGCCCACCGTCAAGTCTGCGATGCTCTGGTACACCTCCAGCTTCTTCTCTGCGGGGTAGGGCAGAGCCAGTGAGCTGGGGCGGGTGTATGTGGGTGGGAATCCCTGCGGAGATCTCCTGGGCTTGTGAAAACACATGAGTGCATGCATGAGTGCAATGCTTGTGTGCCTGTGACGGTGCTGTGTACACAAGGAACCTAAGTGCGCCGGGGTGGGTGATGCTAATCAGGCCCATCTGAACCTCCCAACACTCTCCAGGTGGTCACCCCAgcatccccattttatggatgagcaaaGTGAGGTTTGAGGTATTGAAGTGGCATGTCCAGGACCACGCTGGCCTTGATGCTGGCTTTGCTTGATCCCCGCCCGTGGCTGGGGGCTCACCCTGCACGATGAGCTCAGCCAGAGCCTGGCCCCCACTGGTGCGCAGCGCGTAGTGCCCGGCGTCCTCCAGTGTCGCCTCGTTGATGATCAGATGGTGCTTCTGACCGTCCTTCTTGAACCGGTATTTAAAGGTCTCCTCCCGGGTCAGCTCCACCCCGTCCTTCAGCCTGGCCAGAGGGTGGGCAGCACGTGCCAGGGCCCCCTCTGGGGACACCCCAGGCCCCCGGCCCTGCCCCACGACCCCCTGCCTTGGCACTCACCATTTGACCTGCGCCCCCTCCTCAGACACTTCACACTCAAACTCCACTCGCTGTCCCACCATCACCAGCTGGTCCTCCAGCGGCCGCGTGATCAGCACGGGGGGCTCTGTCAAGCGGAGGGAGCGAGATGGGCGGGCCGCTCTGTGGGTCCCCTCTCAGGGTCTCAGGGCCCCAGGCCCACCTTTGACGAAGAGCTCGGTGCTGCACTTTTCATCGCCCACCACGCACTGGTAGGCTGCGTCGTCCGCCAGCGAGCACTGGCTAATGGTCAGCGTGCGCTTGGCGCCGATGGACTCGAAGATGTACCTGGGTAAGgccggggtgggggcaggaaacCCATGGACTACCCGCCTGGCCCTGGGTGCCCCCTCAAACCCCCATCGAGACCCCTGTGCCCCCACCCCAAGGAACCTTACTTGCTGCAGAGCAGAAGAGGCCCGTGGAGCATTCCCGATGGGAGGAGCAAGATCGAGAGAAAATGAGCAGGCCAAGagccaggaagaaacagagacGAGAGTTAGAACCCAGAGAaatggggagagacagagataggGAGGGAGAGCTGGCCAGAGGGCGGGgtggagagagaggcagggaacGCAGGGTTGGGGGGCGGCCCTCCCCGGCCCCAGCACCCCCAGGCCCCAGCACCCGCCCTCACCTGCCGCTCATCTGAATCTCCTGCCCGTTCTTAAGCCACTTGACCTCGGCGTCAGGGTCGGCCAGCTCCACCATCAGCCGGATCTTGTGGCCCTTGCTCACCTGGTAGGCCGGCTGCAGCTTCTTCTGAAAGGCTGAGcacccccaccctcagcccccgGCTCCCCAGGCTGGCCCAGGCCAGGAGGACACGGTCCCGCCTCCCCACgtctctctctgtgcctctgctgTGACTGTCTCCTTATCTCTGTCAGCTCCTTGTCTCTCTGGCTTCCTTCCCTGGGGTCCACTTCACCTGCTCAGCTCAGAGCTAGGGTTCCGGGCTTCCAGAAAGGCAGGAGCTTGGCAGGAGAATGGGTGGTGGGGCAAAtgggccttctcttcctctcccgtCTGTTTTTGTGGCAACCCCCAGGTTCATGCCCTCCTTCTAGGTGCCTCCGCCGTCTCAACTCGGTTTCCAGGGCCTCCATGTCAAGCCCGGGATGGGGAAGGGCTGGCCCGAGCCCTCGCCTCTGACCCACTTGGGGTGGGGGCCGGGGGCGCTCACCTGCACCCACCTGTTCTGTTGGCCTGTGAGGGGGCTTAACCAGGGTTTTCTCTTCCCGGTcgggggagggggcagtgtcCTCTGGGCTAAACTGGCTTCTTCCCCTTCTGGGGGGTATGGGGAGAATCAAGCAGGCTACTTTTTTCCCCAAGGGCAGGTCGGGGAGGAAGGGGCCTCCTGGCTTTGGCTGTGGAGAGGAGGGCTGGCCTGGGCTCCGTCCTCTTCCTGTGGCATCTCTGGGCTAACTttgcccttttctttttctgtgcgaCCAGATGCCAACCCGGGCACCCCGGCTTTTTCCCCCCAACAGAAGAGGACGTTCACCCAAATGGTCCCTTCCCGGGTGTCTGTGAGTCAAGCTGGACGCCGCCCTCTTTCCCGGAAGCGCGTCTTCGCGCCGCTGTGTGCGCACATGCCTGCATCTGCGCGCCACCGTGCGTGCACGTGCACACGCGCACCTACGCAGGCGCTCAGCCAGCCCTCGCCTCGCCCGGCTCTGCGCTGGAGGCTCACCTGTGCTTTTCTTCTCGTCCCGCTTTATGCCCTTGAGCCTCTTGAGCATGCCCCGCAGGTCGGTGACTCCATGCTGGAAGGCGATGCGCTCGTACTCCGACGGGGGTGCCTGCCGCAGGATCTCCCACACGTCCTCTTCGGCGGGGGCCTCCAGCCTGCGTCCACGTGGCAAGGCCTCAGGGCCCCCGTGGCCAGGACAGAGTTGctgtccccctcccctcccttccgcAAGCGGGAGCTGCCCCCGCCCCTCTGACCCTTCCCTTCTGGTGGGGCAGCTTGAACTGGAGTGGATCCTGGACCAGTTCTGGGGATCATGAGGCCTTAGGTGCTCAGTGTGGGGGACTGGGACGAGGAGGGGCTCCTGGCTGAAGTAGGGGTGAtaagggcggggggtggggggcagtgcttCCTGGGACACTCACCTCGGGGTCCGTAAACTGCTgctccaggcaggaaagaagggcaGTGTACACATTAGAGATGGAACAGAGAAGAACAAAGGTGACTCCATATTGAGTCCATGCCTTTAGCACTAACCCTTGTGCTCTGTTGCCTGTGCTTCGTCAAGCTGGCTCTGCACCCTTGTAAAAGCATGTTGTCTATACCCTGAACTATAAAGTATATGACATTCTCCATTCTCAAGGCTGTGTCTCCCTGGCTGGACCTTAAAAGGTATAGAACGCTTTTCATTCGTATGGAGATAAAAAGTTACAAAAGATAACAATTATCTTGTGGGGAGTTTACAAGAACATTGTGACCAAATCTACCTGGAGGGCTGCAAGAACAAAGCATTCTACTAAGAAGTCTGCAATAACCAGCCACACCCCCTCCCCCTTTCAGTAGAAGAGACCAGAATTCTAACTGgggtaagatggttctttgggacattagtccaccatcttcttggtttgctggttttctgaataaagtcattatTCTTCGCCCCCAACAAGTTGTCCTTCAATTTACTGGCCTGTCATGCAGCACACAATACAAGTGTGGACTCAGTAACAAAGGCACGGGTCATCCCtccgtgaaccacagcacatgGGGCCTCACCTCCACTTTCCTCCCTGCACTCACACCTTTCCGTTTACAGGGCACCTGTGGCCTTGTTTATTCCTCCTGAGCTCTGATAGGTGAGTGTCAGGAAAGCCGGAGGCTCAGAGACTCTCCCCAGTCAGTGGAGATCCTCGCCCGGATCCTCACCCAGGTCAGTCTGATCCCCAGCCTCGTCATCTGTCATCTCCCCTGGTGGGGATGGCCCTGCTACCCCCAAAGCACTTGACCCCAATGCTCATTCTCTGGGCTGAAGCAGCACTGGCCGTAATGCAGTGTCCAAGAGAGGGGAGGGACAGGACACAGAGGACACAAGTCAGTTGCACTGTGTGGGCCTAGGTGGGCAATTCCTGAGGCTTTGGAGCCCTCTCCCAGCTTGTGGGTCTCCAGAGCCTATTGGGAAGAGCCATCACAGACTCAAGTGTAGGCTGGTCATGGGAACAGTGTGAGGATGTTAGCTCATGGGATGTAACCTCTGCTGAGCCCTCTGACTCTTCCCAGCACCTAGACTGTCCCGTCCGACAGACAAGGAAACTAGCTCCGAGAGGTGCATGACCTGCTcggggtcacacagctggaaaaCCACAGGGCCAGCATCGGGGAGCCACATGTTCTGGGAGCTGCTTCCCTGGGCTTACCTCTTCCTCAGCAGCGAGCTGAAGTCCAGAGTCCCAGCGTCTTCATGGCTGTCACTGCGGAGAGGAACCCCCAGTGAGGCCACGACAGAGCCAACTACGAATAGAAGGgtctgggagtggggtgggggtgggctggggcaaGGGAGAGACAGGGACACTGACGGAGCAGGCGTGCCCTGCCCGTCTCAGACCCCTGGGGTCACCATACAGGTGGATAGGAAGGGGTACCTGATGCGCCGACTGCCTCCAGCCAGGCTCCTGTGGGGATAAGACTCAGATTTTTCACCTTCCCGGGGAGCTTACTCTCTTCCACACCCATCCATTTCAGTCTGGCCATTCACATTACCCCAAGCCCTGGTCCCTATGTTATGCCCCTGCTCTGACCCCCGTATCAACCCTAGTCCTTGTCCCCCCAAcatcccaccccagccctgggcccccaCATCACCCTGGCCCTGACCCCAAGGGCCACAGACCCCAGCACTAGCCTCCCCCACGGCCCCAAGGAGAGAGGGCCACTCACGTGCGGCGGAAAGTTGATCGGAGGTCCACATCTCCGGGGCCAACGGCCTCTGGTTTCAAAGAGGGGTGATGAGCGTCAGGGGGTAGGTTTTAGAGGGGGCCTGCCCAGGAGCCCTTCCCTGGGATCTCCTGGTGTCACAGGCCTGCCCACCTATGACCCCTTGACAGTGGGCATCTGTCCCAGGAACCTGCCCTCTGAACCTTTCCCAGCCCGCGTTGAGGAACCAGGGATGTGGCACAGTTCATGGTCCCCAATACCTTCCAGATTCATCTCCCTCCCATTTCTCAACTCACCCTTCACCTCTTCACCTAATCATCAGACACCAAGATGATACCCAGAGGAGATCTGAGGTCAAGCCCCACCCCAACCCTAGAAGCCCTGATGTATTTCTTGCACGCTTCTGTGTGAATAGCACTGAGCGTGTGATCAGTGGGCGTATGGCCAGGCCTCAGCATCCCCCTTAGTACTGGGAagtggaggcaggggtggggaccGGACCCACGGGGAGCCTGAACCCAACAGACGCCACAGGGCCCCTCACCATGGACAGTGAGGTTGAAGTTGCAGCTGTCAAATTTGTCCTTGGTGGACACCTCACAGCGGTAACCACCGGCAAAGGTGGCCTGGGCATCCATGATGCGCAGCTCAAATAGGTAGACCTGTGGAGGGCAGGTGTCggggaggctggaggctgggagacaagGCCTTGCACCCGAAAGGAGACTGGGTGGCTGGGGACCACCGACCTTCTCACCCTTCGGGGCTTAAATGAATCCATTCCATTTTGGATACATAAAAACGGGGCCC
This sequence is a window from Bubalus kerabau isolate K-KA32 ecotype Philippines breed swamp buffalo chromosome 15, PCC_UOA_SB_1v2, whole genome shotgun sequence. Protein-coding genes within it:
- the MYBPC3 gene encoding LOW QUALITY PROTEIN: myosin-binding protein C, cardiac-type (The sequence of the model RefSeq protein was modified relative to this genomic sequence to represent the inferred CDS: substituted 1 base at 1 genomic stop codon) encodes the protein MPEPGKKPVSAFSKKPRSAEVAAGSPAVFEAETERAGLKVRWQRAGSDISASDKYGLAAEGTRHTLTVRDVGPADQGSYAVIAGSSKVKFDLKVVDAGKAEPVSAPAPTPTEAPGAPGEAPTSAPEVEAGAPSPEGSSSAAPEGPSAPGDPIGLFVMRPQDGEVTVGGSITFSARVAGASLLKPPVVKWFKGKWVDLSSKVGQHLQLHDSYDRTSKVYLFELRIMDAQATFAGGYRCEVSTKDKFDSCNFNLTVHEAVGPGDVDLRSTFRRTSLAGGSRRISDSHEDAGTLDFSSLLRKRXALPRGRRLEAPAEEDVWEILRQAPPSEYERIAFQHGVTDLRGMLKRLKGIKRDEKKSTAFQKKLQPAYQVSKGHKIRLMVELADPDAEVKWLKNGQEIQMSGSKYIFESIGAKRTLTISQCSLADDAAYQCVVGDEKCSTELFVKEPPVLITRPLEDQLVMVGQRVEFECEVSEEGAQVKWLKDGVELTREETFKYRFKKDGQKHHLIINEATLEDAGHYALRTSGGQALAELIVQEKKLEVYQSIADLTVGSKDQAVFKCEVSDENVRGVWLKNGKELVPDSRIKVSHIGRVHKLTIDDVTPADEADYSFVPEGFACNLSAKLHFMEVKIDFVPRQEPPKIHLDCPGRVPDTIVVVAGNKLRLDVPISGDPAPTVIWQKTITKGNKVPAGPAPNASEDSGAGDEWVFDKKLLCETEGRVRVETTKDRSIFTVEGAEQEDEGVYVVTVKNPVGEDQVSLTVKVIDVPDAPAAPEISKVGEDSCTVCWEPPAYDGGQPVLGYILERKKKKSYRWMRLNFDLLRELSHEARRMIEGVIYEMRVYAVNAVGMSRPSPASQPFMPIGPPSEPTHLAVEDISDTTVSLKWRPPERAGAGGLDGYSVEYLREGCSAWVSALPGLIERTSLLVKDLPTGARVLFRVRAHNMAGAGPPVTTKEPVTVQELLQRPRLQLPRHLRQTIQKKVGEPVNLLIPFQGKPRPQVTWTKEGQPLAGEEVSIRNSPTDTILFIRTACRAHSGTYQVTLRVEDLEDKAQLVLQVVDKPSPPQDIQVAEAWGFNVALEWKPPQDDGNTELWGYTVQKADRKTMEWFTVLEHYRHTHCVVSELIIGNSYYFRVFSHNTVGPSDRAATTKEPVLIPRPGITYELPKYKALDFSEAPSFTRPLVNRSVIAGYNTTLCCAVRGSPKPKISWFKNGLDLGKDARFRMFSKQGVLTLEIRKPCPFDGGIYACRATNLEGEAQCECRLEVRVPQ